DNA sequence from the Fuscovulum ytuae genome:
GAGTTCGTCTGTTGTGGCGACTGCGATGTCGCCGCCTTTGCGTGCCCAATCCTTGCCGATGAACAGAAGGCGAAGCGGGTTTGGAGGCGGCTTCGTCGGTGGCACTGTCGGAAAAGTTTCGAGATTTGCCCCCCAGGGCAGGGACATCATTTTCGGTGCATAAAGTTCGCCAAACTCTGCCAGCGCCCTTTTGCGCATGAAATCGGACGAAAACAGGATGATCTTGGCGCAATCATAGGCACGGCGTTCGTTTTCGATGGCCGTATCCGGTATGTCGTAGCCGTAGAACTCTTTAAGAAAGCCGGGTGTTGCATCGGTGCAGTGAATGATCGGCACATGCGTTAGCGGGCCGTACTTCACGACAAGGTTCGTCGAGACGAGCGACACGATTGCGTCGAACCTATCGAGGACGGAAGGATCAAGCAGAGCAGCATTCGCCGCCTTTCGCCAGAAACGGTCGATGATGGGGCGGGGGCGGCGGTGCTTGCCTAGGACCTGAAGGCTACAGGATGGGTTTTCGGACAGCGCCCGCCACATGAAATGCGCCGTGCTGCTGAAGGCATTCTTGTCGAAGGGATTGTGGTTTGACAGAAAGCCGAGCCTTAGCATGGGAATGCATCTTCCTGCGCGCTCTTTCTGCCGAATGCGAGGAAGAACGAGCGGACGCCCGGCTTGATGTTGGTATCCAGTCGGGTCGGACGGGCCGTGTGGAGGGGCAGCAAGACTGAACGTTCTTTCATGGTCGCTGGGGACTAAGGTCAGTTTCGGCAAGCCAACTGCACGGCGCGTGGCGGTAATATCGATTAATGTCGGTTGGGTGGTCAAGGTCGTCGACTGTTTGAAAGCGTTCGGTCGGGGTGGGAGGTCTGGGCAGCCATGTGCGACTTCGTCCGGTCTTTACATAGCCTCGCCGGGAGCGGCTTTGCGAAAGGGGCGGGCGGTCGCCTGGGCCAGGGCTGTGTCACAGGTATGGGCATGGCTGGGCAGGCAAGGGATGCCCAAAGTAGGCGAGAGGCGTCTGGTGAGCGGATCGATGAGGGCTGGTGTGAAGGCAGGCTGAGTTGGGGAAGGTCGGGTTGCGATTCATTGCGATCTGACCGGGGGAACGCAGGGCCTGCCCTTGATCCTGGACCGAGTCCGTATCCGAAGAACTGATTCGCCGCGGGGCGATGAGTGCGTAAAAATTACGTAAATCGCGTTGTTTTTTGCGGGTCGGGAGTGCGGAGCTGCGCAGAGTTCTATCCTTTGCGTGAAGTATGTGCGGTTTCGGCAACCTTAGGGTGCTGAGCCTTTGGGCTTTGGTCTGATAACCAGCCAAATGGGCAGAAATTCCTTGCCTAAAGTACGTAGTTAATGGACTTTAACTGGAGAGGGCGGTGCTTGGACCGCTATGGACGGCGAAGACTTTGGCTTGTGGTGGGCGGTCGTCCATCTGCTCATGGGGGTTTGAGATGTTGAAGAAGCTTTTGGCAGCCGGTGTGCTGGCGGTGGGCATGGGTTCCGCGGCCTCTGCTGCGACCGTGATCTTTCAGGATAACTTTGACGGCGAGGGCTACGGGCTGAACCAGGGTCTGGACAACTGGGCCGTTTCGGATGGCACTATCGACGTGATCGGTACCGGATTCTTCGAAATCGCAGGTCCTGGTATCTACCTTGACATGGATGGATCGACGAGAAATGCGGGGCGCATAACGACGCTTGCTGTATTCAATGTCGTCGCCGGCGAGGCCTACAGCTTGGCATTCGACTATGGCAAGAACGGCACGGGCGCAGAGACCCTGAGCTTCGGCTTTGGTGGCTGGACGAATAGCCTTGCGCTTGCGGCGGGGTCGTTGGCGGGCTTCAGCTCGGTCGTCTACAATTTCACTGCTTCGGTTACTGGGCAGACCAGCCTGTTCTTCGAGAACTCGGGCGGGGACAATCAGGGTGCGCTGCTGGACAACGTTTCGCTGTCGGCTGTGCCGCTTCCAGCTGGCGGGCTCATGCTGATCGGTGGCCTTGCCGCACTGGCGGCCCTGCGCCGTCGGAAACTTTCCTGATCGGTCATAGGGATCAGAGGGAAATGAAGAATGGGGCCAGCACGGCCCCGTTTTTTTTGAAGTCGGTTCATTTGCATTCAGCTTCGTGCTGCCTTCGGTGATGCGCGATGTTGGCAACGCTACAGGTTATGGCGTGTTTGATGATCGTCGATGCGCGTGCCACTGGATGGACCGCTTCAGGTGGGTATGCGAAATCGCGTAACCCCAAGGCATGGTTCAGCACTTTGGTTCGTGAGCGGTCCAATCGAAAGTCGATGAATTGGCAAATCACCGTCATATTCTTCTGATCACATCGACTATAGCGCCGTCGAAGGACACATTTCAGCTTGTCGTGCTAGATGCCGAGGAGCGGTTCCGGCAGTACCTATCGGCCTTTCGTTTCTATGTGTCGCTGCTGGCCACCGGGACTTTCGATAAGATCGTCTACATGGATAACTCTGGTTATCCGCTGGATGCGCTGGAAAAGGTGGCGCGGGAGAGCGGTGTCGCCCACAGGGTAGAATTCCTTTCATGTGTTCAGGGATTTCCTGGAAAGAATTCTCGCTACTTTCTGGAAATGAAGCTGATTGATCGCGCGATGGCCGAGTCGAAGTTTCTGAATCTTGACCAGCAGGCGATCATCTGGAAGGTAACCGGGCGTTACATAATACGAAACGCGGCAGCACTGGTTGCGAGTTGGTCGAAGGGTGTGGATTTATACCTTCACCATCGGAATGTTCCTCATCCCGTCATTGATTTCTATTTCTTTGGGTTCGTGCGTTGGTCGTATGACCGACATATTGGAGCGGGTATTGAACAGTTCGAAGGTGTTGAATATGGCGAGATGATCCTAAGGCGGCGGATCGACGGAGGTGACTTCGGACGCGTCCGCATCCAAAAGCGATTCAAGGTGACGCCACGACTTGAAGGGACGCGCGGGATAGACGGCTCATCCTATTCAGGTCCAGCATATCTGTCGCGATACCTTGTCCGCAAGATCGCCAATGTGTTGGTGCCAAACTGGTGGATATAAAGGATGGTGAACCATCGCAACGCGTATCAGTATCTGAAGAATTCCGTCCAGAGTGAGACGGTTTCGCTTGCTCCGCCTTCCGCCAGGCGCGTGCTTGATATTGGTGGTGGCACGGGTCAGTTCACTTCGATCATCATGAAACGATGCGGGGCGCAGTTTGGGGCTGTCGTCGATGTTTCGGAAGAAGCGATTAATTCGCGGGTCTCGGCTGTGGATGTCGGAGTGGTCTTGGACGTTGAACAGGAAGGCGCGCTTGAGCAGTTCATGGGAGAACATGGCCCGTTCGATCTTGTACTGTGCCTTGATGTCCTCGAACATCTCGTTGATCCTTGGAAGGTGGTTGAGCGCCTTCATCATGCATTGCCTGACGATGGATACATTCTGGCGTCCATTCCGAATGTTCAGAATTACCGCGCTGTCCTGCGTTCCTTTCTTGGAACTTGGCATTATCGAGAGAGCGGTCTTTTCGACCGAACGCATCTGCGGTTCTTTTCACGTCGATCGGCGCAGGCGTTGATGACGGGATCTGGTTTGGAACTCGTCGCGCGGAGTGTAGCCTACGGACCCGCCCGGCGGGATCGCCTGTTATCAAGACTTTCTTTTGGACTGTTGGACCCTTGGCTGGCCATGCAGAACCTTCTGCTTGTTCGCAAGAGTGGCGACCATATTACCCCTGTCGGCGTCTTTGGGCGGAATATTCCCGGCGCATAGCATTCAGTGTCTCGAGTGTGTGGCGGCTGTCGGCTTCCGTTTCGTTAGAACCCTACCAGTTCCACTGCGAGGACGAGAACAAGTCCGGGCCATGCCAAATCCATCAGGTTTACCGATCTGGGCAGATGGCCGTGCAGGCGGAAAAGTAGAAACGGCGCCTGCACGAGCGGGTAGAGCGCATAAGCGAGGATGAGGCCGACCACGCCCCCCGTCCAATATCCGAGGGGCAAGGCGATGACGAGCGCCACGCTGCGTATCGATGAGGCGATCCCAAGGGCGCGGCTGTCGCCAAGGCTCATCAGCAATTCCGTGGCGAGATTGTATCGCGCGGAAAGCACGCCAAAGGCGGTGAGTGACAGGAAACTGGCCGCTTCTGAATAGGTGTCAGTGTAGAGCAGGTCGATGAGCGGCGATGCCCCGAAATGCAGGGTGGCAAAGACAGAGATGAGATAAAGATCAGCTAGCCACTGCAACTTGCGATATACGCGCGGTAGGTCGTGGCGCCGGGATAGGGAAATTTCACTGAATGCGTTGTAGCCAATCCGTCCCTGTAATGTACTGAAGAGCATCATTCCGAAACCTAGCCAAGTCACAGCAATGATGTAGAGGCCGAACTCCGTTGGCGTGAGGAGTGCCGCAAGGATGAACTTTTCGGCATTTGTGTGGAAGATAGACAAAGCGGAGGACAACATGATCCAACGTCCGAACTTCCAAAGACGCGCTGCTATTTGCGGGTCAGCGTTCCAGCGCATTGGAGGACCCGGATAGCAGAGAAAGCTGAGAAGGACATCCGCAATCGCGCCGATGATGATTCCGATGGCGATAGCCCAGACCGATCCGTTGAGGTAGGCTGCGCCAAGGGTGGCGAGTATGGAGATCAACTGCCCTGACAATTTCACAGTCACGATGCGGCGGTAGTCCATCCTGCGGTTGGCAAGATCGGAGTTACAGCTGAGCAGTCCGCTAGACAGGGCGACGAAGGCCGTGGTCGCGATTAGCCCGGGAAGAAGGGGATCGGCATAGACGCTTTCCGGAGCGGCGAAATGCGGGCCTAGTAACCACAGCAGGATTGCGGCGACGCAAACGCCCATTGCGATGATGAGGCCCCGGAGCACTTTTACCCGCCATGCGGCTTGTAGAAATGCTGGAGTGTCGCCATCCGGTTCCCGGATGATGCTGCGGTTGATACCGATGTCAGAGAGCAGTGAGAGTGCTACGACAACCGTCATTGCAAGGCCGATAAGGCCGAAAGCTTCCGGTGCGAGAAGACGCGTGAGCAGCAGGTTGCTGCCCAATCGCATCGCGCTTGATGCGCCGATTTGGAACACGGTCCAATAAGCGGTGCTACGGGAGCGTGCGGTGAGGGACGGACCGGCCGTCATTTATATTCGATCAACTTGGTACGGCGACGGATGAGCCGTGCGACGTGAAAACCGATGACACCCTGTGCTTCGGCGAATTTCGAAACGGTGAGGAGGATGGCCGCTTCACTTGCCGGTCGTGTGAACCCCTCCCTTGCGGTCAGGCGCAGGACTTGGGCCGGGTATGCGGCTGCCAAGATTGCGCCAAGGACGGGATGGATCAGAAAACACAAGGCAGTAGCGAGGGGCAGCGTCATCCCCCAAAAAAGCGCGCGCCTTGTTTCGCGCAGGTAATGGCCCTCTGTTCCGTTGCGGTGGCGCCACTGGCCTTCGGCAAAGGCATGACCGGCACGCCGCGCGCGACGCCAGAACTGTGAAAAGCGGGTTATGGCTGCATCGTGGAGGACCATCTCTGCATCCAGCCTTTCGATCTGCCAACCCTTTCGGCGCAGGCGTAGGCACAGGTCGGGTTCCTCGCCCGCGATGAGATTTGGATTGAAATGGCCCACGGAAGCGAGGGCCGCATAGCGCGCGAGGGCATTCCCCCCACAAGCGGTGGCGATGCCGATAGGCGTGTCCCATTCTCTATCGCAGAGGCGGTTATAGGGAGATATTTCGGGGAACCGTTCCCGGACTCGTCCGCAGGCTATAGCAAGTCCGTGGATCGTGGCCATATGGGCAACCGCAAGGCTGATCCAGCCCTGATCCAGAGCGCAATCGCCGTCGATCAGTTGCACGAACTCGGGCGGTTCGGCTTCTAGCGCGGCAAGCCCTGCATTCCGGGCGCGGGCCGCCGTGAAAGGTTGGTCTGATGAAAGGCGAACGACTATAGCACCGCGCGCTGTTGCCGCCTCTGCCGAGCCATCGGTTGAGCCGCTGTCGACATAGACGACGCGTGAAATCCCGGCTGCGGCAAGGCTGTCGAGGCATCCAAGAAGCCGCGTGCCTTCGTTGCGGCCGATGACAACTGCAGCGAGCGAGGGAAGATGCGTCATTCTTGACCAAATTTACGCGCCGGCAGGCCTGCCATGATGGCCCCGGCAGGAACATCTGCTGCTACCACGGCATTTGCCCCGCTGACGGCCCCGTCCGCGATGCTGATTGCACCGATCAGGACGTCACCCGTACCGATATCGACACCGTTTCCGATGCGGGGGCGATCGAATCGGGGTATGCTGAAGGTCGTGTTCTGGCGGATGATCACGTCGGTGCCGCTGCTTTTGGCAATCAGGATCATGCCCCCGAAATGTTCAATTTGCACGCGGCGCCCCAAGCGCACTGTGTCGGGCACATCGATCCAGCAAAGCCATTGAGTGAGCTGAGCGCCGATGCCGCAGACAAGGGAAAACGGGATACACAAGGAGCGAGAGAGAATGCCCATCCGCCAATTTCCGAAGTGGTGCCAGAAGACTTCCCAGAAGCCCTGAGAAAAAGGGGCGCGTCCATGCGTCTGGAAATCTTCGCGCAGTAGGGCGAGAAAACCGATGCCTTCTGGACTACGATTTTCGCGGCCTAGGGGAAGGTGGGGGGCTTCAATCATTGAACGCCTGCCTGGCCCAGAGCAGGGCTGGGAAAACGCCGATCACAAAATCTCTTAGGTAATAGCGAGGATGGACGGATTCGACGCGCCTTAGACTTGCCTGCAAGAGATTCAGGGTGATGCCGGAAACATGGGCGGTGGCGGCGGCGAGGGCGCGCGGGAATGTCCCGGCGCGTCTGTGGTACAGTGACCAAGATCGAAACCAATAGGCTGGTTTGCGTCTCTTCGTGCCGGGCTTTACCCCAGTTGCGGCGCCTTCGACATGACGCACACGGGCAGACGGAAGATACCAGATCACGTCGCCCCTTTCCCGAAGACGGCGCATCAGATCCACCTCTTCGAAATAGAGAAAGAAGCCCGGGTCGAAAAAGCCGATTTGCTGCAGGGAGGTGAAACGGAAAAGCACCGCTGCTCCGGAGACCCAATCCACCGGGCCTTCTGGGTGGTCTGGTGACAGGGGAATGCGGTGTTTGTGCAGGATACGGCTGACGGGGCCGAAACTTGCGGCTGACTCGAATTCGCCAAGAACCGAAGGGAAGCGGAAAGCGGCGGTCACAGGCCGCCCGTCAGGTGTTGAGATGCCCGCCCCGACGCCCACCACATCAGGGCGGGCGTCAAGCAGCGCGGCCATGGTGGCCAATGCACTTTGTTCCAAAATGGCGTCCGGGTTGAGCAGCAAAACGTAGTCGGGGGAAGTGGGTTGGTCTGAGAGGGCGCAAAGTACGAGGTTGTTGCCACGCCCAAAGCCATGATTGACGGTTTCAGCCCAAAGCGTGACGCGGTCCTGCCAGCCACGAGCAGTGATTTCTTTTTCGATCGTTTGGGCGTCATCGCCCGGTGAGGCATTATCGACGATATGCAGGTGCAAGGCTGGTGGCAGAACGGCTTGCTCAAGCACGCTGGCGGCGGCGGCGAGAGCAAGTTCTGCCGTGCCGTAGTTCACGATGATGACGGCGAGGGAGGGGGATGGCGACAGCATGTCCTCTGCGGTCTTGAAGCCGTTCATGCTTGCAAATCTGTCTATTGCCTGAGGTAATGAGAATTAACCGCCTTGGGCGGGGGATCACAACAAGAAAGACGACCGCGTCACAGCATGCCGAACCTTACCGCCTATCTGGTGCTGTTTTCTTGGCCGTTGGTTACGGTCGTGCTGTTTCGTGTCTTGACGCCAGAGCGGGCCTTGGTTTGGACCATTCTTGGCGCCTATCTTTTTTTGCCAGTGCGGCCTGTGATCGACTTTCCCATGATTCCCGCGATCGACAAGTCCGTGATGGCAAGTTTGATGGCCCTGATCGCGGTGCTGCTTTTGCGCAAAGGGTGGGGTACGGCTAAGGTCCCTGCTATTGCGGGCGCGGCGTCTGTCGGTGGGACTGACTTCGTTCGCCGCAATGAGAATGTGGCACTGCGACGGGAAAGCAGTGGCGTCCAGGTAGGCCAGTCTCCTATCGAGGCGATCTCAGGACGGAGTAGAAAGACGCAGCCGCAAGACCGTCTTTTGTCAAAGGGATGGCTGATCGCCATCGTTCTTGCCGCGTTTCTGGGAGTGTTCGCCACGACGCTGACCAATGCCGAAGCCGTGCCAGCCGGGCCGTTCTTCCTGCCCGGCATGCGTGCCTATGACTTGGTCTCTATCGGGCTGAGCCTTGGAATAACGTTGATTCCCTTTGTTCTCGGATGGCTATTCCTTGGCAGCCCGGCAGGGCGTCGTACCTTGTTGGTGGCATTCGCCGTGGGCGGCCTGCTTTACGCGCCTCTGGTTCTGATTGAAGTTCGGTTGAGCCCGCAATTGAACACATGGATTTATGGTTTCTTTCCACATTCATTTGCGCAGCATTTCCGGAATGGTGGATTTCGTCCGATTGTCTTCCTGCCGCACGGGCTTTGGGTAGGGATATTCCTGACCTTGGCGATTCTGTCTTCGTTGGCATTGTGGCGATTGACCCCGACCGGTTTGAAACCATTCTTGCGGCTTCGCTGGTTGTTTTTGGCGGCTGGGTTGCTGGTTGTCTTGGTGCTTGCAAAGTCGTTGGGGGCGCTTTTGATTGCGATGGTTTTGGGGGCTGTTGTTCTGTTTGGCGGACAAAGGCTAGTCGTGCTTGTGGCGGCAACCGTGGCCGTGGTGGTGCTGGTGTATCCGATGGCACGGGGAATGGGGCTGGTTCCTGTCGAGGCGGTTGAGAATTTTGCCAAAAATATAAGCCCTGCTCGGGCGCAATCTTTGGAGTTCCGCCTTCAGAACGAGGACGTGCTTTTGGCCAAAGCGAACGAAAAGGCGCTTTTTGGCTGGGGCACTTGGGGTCGGGGCTTCATTTATGACGATTGGGGAAACCGGACGTCTGTCACGGATGGGGCGTGGATCATCGTGATGAACGGGTTCGGTTGGATCGGGTATCTGGCGCAGTTTGGCTTGCTGTGTATTCCGATGATCCGATTGGCCTTTCGGCGCGGTCTTGGCGCGGAGGAAGCCTTTGTCGCGGCGGTTCTTGCGGCCAACCTTTTGGATTTGATCCCGAATGCAACGCTTGAGCCCATCACTTGGCTGGCGGCGGGGGCCTTGGCCGGGACGGTACTTCCACAAGGTATAAACGAGGCGCGGGCGGTTTCACGACGGCAGGCGGTTCACGTGCGGCGCGATTTGAGGGAGGCCGACCAGACGCAGCCCATCAGGAGGGTGTGACGGAGGTGGTGAACAAGCCGGCGAGGCGGCGAGCCTCGGCTTCTATCGTAAAATCCGCCAGCACGCTCTCACGTCCTGCTTGACCCATGCGGTATCGAAGTGCGGGGTCACTGAGCAGCCGATCCATGGCTTGGATCAGTGCGGTCGTGTCACCGGCTGGGATCAGGATGCCGTTTTCGCCATCGCGGACCAGTTCCGGTATGCCTGCGA
Encoded proteins:
- a CDS encoding glycosyltransferase produces the protein MNGFKTAEDMLSPSPSLAVIIVNYGTAELALAAAASVLEQAVLPPALHLHIVDNASPGDDAQTIEKEITARGWQDRVTLWAETVNHGFGRGNNLVLCALSDQPTSPDYVLLLNPDAILEQSALATMAALLDARPDVVGVGAGISTPDGRPVTAAFRFPSVLGEFESAASFGPVSRILHKHRIPLSPDHPEGPVDWVSGAAVLFRFTSLQQIGFFDPGFFLYFEEVDLMRRLRERGDVIWYLPSARVRHVEGAATGVKPGTKRRKPAYWFRSWSLYHRRAGTFPRALAAATAHVSGITLNLLQASLRRVESVHPRYYLRDFVIGVFPALLWARQAFND
- a CDS encoding VPLPA-CTERM sorting domain-containing protein, translating into MLKKLLAAGVLAVGMGSAASAATVIFQDNFDGEGYGLNQGLDNWAVSDGTIDVIGTGFFEIAGPGIYLDMDGSTRNAGRITTLAVFNVVAGEAYSLAFDYGKNGTGAETLSFGFGGWTNSLALAAGSLAGFSSVVYNFTASVTGQTSLFFENSGGDNQGALLDNVSLSAVPLPAGGLMLIGGLAALAALRRRKLS
- a CDS encoding glycosyltransferase, yielding MTHLPSLAAVVIGRNEGTRLLGCLDSLAAAGISRVVYVDSGSTDGSAEAATARGAIVVRLSSDQPFTAARARNAGLAALEAEPPEFVQLIDGDCALDQGWISLAVAHMATIHGLAIACGRVRERFPEISPYNRLCDREWDTPIGIATACGGNALARYAALASVGHFNPNLIAGEEPDLCLRLRRKGWQIERLDAEMVLHDAAITRFSQFWRRARRAGHAFAEGQWRHRNGTEGHYLRETRRALFWGMTLPLATALCFLIHPVLGAILAAAYPAQVLRLTAREGFTRPASEAAILLTVSKFAEAQGVIGFHVARLIRRRTKLIEYK
- a CDS encoding oligosaccharide flippase family protein produces the protein MTAGPSLTARSRSTAYWTVFQIGASSAMRLGSNLLLTRLLAPEAFGLIGLAMTVVVALSLLSDIGINRSIIREPDGDTPAFLQAAWRVKVLRGLIIAMGVCVAAILLWLLGPHFAAPESVYADPLLPGLIATTAFVALSSGLLSCNSDLANRRMDYRRIVTVKLSGQLISILATLGAAYLNGSVWAIAIGIIIGAIADVLLSFLCYPGPPMRWNADPQIAARLWKFGRWIMLSSALSIFHTNAEKFILAALLTPTEFGLYIIAVTWLGFGMMLFSTLQGRIGYNAFSEISLSRRHDLPRVYRKLQWLADLYLISVFATLHFGASPLIDLLYTDTYSEAASFLSLTAFGVLSARYNLATELLMSLGDSRALGIASSIRSVALVIALPLGYWTGGVVGLILAYALYPLVQAPFLLFRLHGHLPRSVNLMDLAWPGLVLVLAVELVGF
- a CDS encoding class I SAM-dependent methyltransferase — translated: MVNHRNAYQYLKNSVQSETVSLAPPSARRVLDIGGGTGQFTSIIMKRCGAQFGAVVDVSEEAINSRVSAVDVGVVLDVEQEGALEQFMGEHGPFDLVLCLDVLEHLVDPWKVVERLHHALPDDGYILASIPNVQNYRAVLRSFLGTWHYRESGLFDRTHLRFFSRRSAQALMTGSGLELVARSVAYGPARRDRLLSRLSFGLLDPWLAMQNLLLVRKSGDHITPVGVFGRNIPGA
- a CDS encoding glycosyltransferase family 4 protein, which encodes MLRLGFLSNHNPFDKNAFSSTAHFMWRALSENPSCSLQVLGKHRRPRPIIDRFWRKAANAALLDPSVLDRFDAIVSLVSTNLVVKYGPLTHVPIIHCTDATPGFLKEFYGYDIPDTAIENERRAYDCAKIILFSSDFMRKRALAEFGELYAPKMMSLPWGANLETFPTVPPTKPPPNPLRLLFIGKDWARKGGDIAVATTDELNRRGIATELHLVGTNAGSIGRGTTVVDHGYLNKNLRKDRLILEHLLNRSHFLLLPTRADCTPMVLAEANSYGIPVLTTNVGGIPSIVQEGRNGEMVSPDANAADYADRLIALSSDQTEYEALSRSSFEHFRQHLTWSAWSDAIIGMLEKRYTQ